One genomic window of Pseudomonas chlororaphis subsp. piscium includes the following:
- a CDS encoding ABC transporter permease, protein MILDYHLIWENLPLYFGGVLVTLKVLLISLACGLALAVPLALMRVSRSPLINFPAWLYTYVIRGTPMLVQLFLIYYGLAQFEAVRQSLLWPYLSSATFCACLAFALNTGAYSAELLAGSLKATAHGEIEAARAMGMSRLTLYRRILLPSALRRALPQYSNEVLMMLQTTSLASIVTLVDITGAARTISSRFYLPFEAFITAGLIYLVLTFILVRLFKLAERRWLAYLAPRKH, encoded by the coding sequence ATGATTCTCGACTACCACCTGATCTGGGAAAACCTGCCGCTGTATTTCGGTGGCGTGCTGGTAACCCTCAAAGTGCTGCTGATTTCCCTGGCCTGCGGCCTGGCGCTGGCGGTTCCCTTGGCGCTGATGCGGGTGTCCCGCTCGCCGCTGATCAACTTCCCGGCCTGGCTCTACACCTACGTGATCCGCGGCACGCCAATGCTGGTGCAACTGTTCCTGATCTACTACGGCCTGGCCCAGTTCGAAGCGGTACGCCAGAGCCTGCTCTGGCCTTACCTCTCCAGCGCCACCTTCTGTGCCTGCCTGGCCTTCGCCCTCAATACCGGCGCCTATAGCGCCGAACTGCTGGCCGGCAGCCTGAAGGCCACGGCCCACGGCGAGATCGAGGCCGCCAGGGCCATGGGCATGTCGCGCCTGACCCTGTACCGGCGCATCCTCCTGCCCTCGGCCTTGCGCCGAGCGCTGCCGCAGTACAGCAACGAAGTGCTGATGATGCTGCAAACCACCAGCCTGGCGTCCATCGTCACCCTCGTCGACATCACCGGCGCCGCGCGCACCATCAGTTCGCGCTTCTACCTGCCGTTCGAGGCCTTCATCACCGCCGGGCTCATCTACCTGGTCCTGACTTTCATCCTGGTGCGTCTGTTCAAGCTGGCCGAGCGCCGCTGGCTGGCGTACCTGGCACCGCGCAAGCACTAA
- a CDS encoding succinylglutamate desuccinylase/aspartoacylase family protein, whose product MEHIQYRLPWSASGTERQLTLFRFGSGPRKAYIQASLHADELPGMRVAVELKRRLLELEEQGRLTGVIELVPMANPIGIAQMFQATHQGRFEFGSGKNFNRDFPELTEAVTPLLEGRLGGDASANIALIRRALLDALADLPAPASELDGLRRLLLQHACDADVVLDLHCDFESVMLLYAMPQNWPHLRSLAARLYAGVALLAEAAGGSAFDEACAIPWLQLAERFPAADIPLACVATTIELRGMADTEREPCADSAQAILGYLADQGLISGGWPTPPPCICEATPFAGAQYAYAPHPGVVSFLQPLGARVKVGDPLFEVIDPLTDHHSLVRAETNGILYARERLRFAQPGLWLAKVAGTTPIRQGRLLSD is encoded by the coding sequence ATGGAGCACATTCAATACCGCTTGCCCTGGAGCGCCTCGGGCACCGAACGCCAGCTGACGCTGTTCCGTTTCGGCAGCGGGCCGCGCAAGGCGTACATCCAGGCATCCCTGCATGCCGACGAACTGCCGGGCATGCGGGTGGCCGTCGAACTCAAGCGGCGCCTGCTCGAGCTGGAAGAACAAGGCCGCCTGACGGGGGTGATCGAGCTGGTGCCGATGGCCAACCCGATCGGCATCGCCCAGATGTTCCAGGCCACCCATCAAGGCCGCTTCGAGTTCGGCAGCGGCAAGAACTTCAATCGCGACTTCCCGGAGCTGACCGAGGCCGTGACGCCGCTGCTGGAAGGCCGGCTGGGCGGCGATGCCAGCGCCAACATCGCGCTGATCCGCCGTGCCCTGCTCGATGCACTGGCGGACCTGCCGGCGCCGGCCTCGGAACTCGACGGCCTGCGCCGCCTGTTGTTGCAACATGCCTGCGATGCCGACGTGGTACTGGACCTGCACTGCGATTTCGAATCGGTGATGCTGCTGTACGCCATGCCGCAGAACTGGCCACACCTGCGCTCTCTGGCCGCGCGCCTGTACGCGGGGGTCGCGCTGCTGGCCGAGGCCGCGGGCGGCAGCGCCTTCGATGAAGCCTGCGCCATCCCCTGGCTACAGTTGGCCGAGCGCTTTCCGGCGGCCGATATTCCGCTGGCGTGCGTGGCCACCACCATCGAATTGCGCGGCATGGCCGACACCGAGCGCGAGCCCTGCGCCGACAGCGCCCAGGCCATTCTCGGCTACCTCGCCGACCAGGGTCTGATCAGCGGCGGCTGGCCGACACCGCCACCCTGCATCTGCGAAGCGACGCCCTTCGCCGGCGCGCAGTACGCCTATGCGCCGCACCCGGGGGTGGTGAGTTTCCTGCAACCCCTGGGGGCCCGGGTCAAGGTCGGCGATCCGCTGTTCGAGGTCATCGACCCGCTGACCGATCATCACAGCCTGGTGCGCGCCGAGACCAACGGCATCCTCTATGCCCGCGAGCGCCTGCGTTTTGCCCAACCCGGTCTGTGGCTGGCCAAGGTGGCCGGCACTACCCCCATTCGCCAGGGTCGCCTGCTCAGCGACTGA
- a CDS encoding ABC transporter ATP-binding protein → MYKLEIQDLHKSYGAHQVLKGVSLQAKAGDVISLIGSSGSGKSTFLRCINLLEQPSAGSILLNGEPLKLRASKLGSLKAADPRQLQRMRSRLSMVFQHFNLWSHMSALENVMEAPVHVLGLNKQEAREKAEHYLDKVGVAHRMDAWPAHMSGGEQQRVAIARALAMEPEVMLFDEPTSALDPELVGDVLKVMQDLAQEGRTMVVVTHEMGFAREVSNQLVFLHQGLVEERGEPREVLARPQSERLRQFLAGSLK, encoded by the coding sequence ATGTACAAACTTGAAATTCAGGACCTGCACAAAAGCTACGGCGCCCACCAGGTGCTCAAGGGTGTGTCCCTGCAGGCGAAAGCCGGTGACGTGATCAGCCTCATCGGCTCCAGCGGCTCCGGCAAAAGCACCTTCCTGCGCTGCATCAACCTGCTGGAACAGCCCAGCGCGGGCAGCATCCTGCTCAATGGCGAACCGCTCAAACTGCGCGCCAGCAAACTCGGCAGCCTCAAGGCCGCCGACCCCAGGCAGTTGCAACGCATGCGCTCGCGACTGTCGATGGTGTTCCAGCACTTCAACCTGTGGTCGCACATGAGCGCCCTGGAAAACGTCATGGAAGCACCGGTGCATGTGCTGGGCCTGAACAAGCAGGAGGCCCGGGAAAAGGCCGAGCACTACCTGGACAAGGTCGGCGTGGCGCACCGCATGGACGCCTGGCCGGCCCATATGTCAGGTGGCGAGCAGCAGCGCGTGGCGATTGCCCGGGCGCTGGCCATGGAGCCGGAAGTGATGCTGTTCGACGAGCCGACTTCGGCGCTCGACCCGGAGCTGGTCGGCGACGTGCTCAAGGTGATGCAGGACCTCGCCCAGGAAGGCCGGACCATGGTCGTGGTGACCCACGAAATGGGCTTTGCCCGCGAGGTCTCGAACCAGTTGGTATTCCTCCACCAGGGCCTGGTCGAAGAACGCGGCGAGCCACGCGAAGTGCTGGCCAGGCCCCAGTCCGAACGCCTGCGGCAGTTCCTCGCCGGCAGCCTGAAATAA
- a CDS encoding MurR/RpiR family transcriptional regulator, with product MPTPLKDTTVYAAPVMRKLAEIVADLPPSLRKVADFILRHPLKAATLTIEEMAHATSTSPAAVNRLAKTLDLGGYTGMKAELVTTLQQMVSPVDKLRNELAHRPGGAFGLHEQIQSASSNLATAATNNHAQTFDAFVTSLVQARKIYILGFGNSVYFAGLAASTLMPFCADATAISMEGGNENAAYRLAAITDQDVLLAISLPRYSLDTLQLARFANERGATVLAITDSPASPLASIAEHVLFAPADHPVMTSSNIAVLALIEGLVAGVMARNKEAVKLATELTESVMSYLHIPGSGKPRKK from the coding sequence ATGCCGACCCCACTGAAAGACACCACGGTCTATGCCGCGCCGGTGATGCGCAAGCTGGCGGAAATCGTTGCCGACCTGCCGCCGTCGCTGCGCAAGGTCGCGGACTTTATCCTGCGCCATCCGTTGAAGGCCGCGACGCTGACCATCGAGGAGATGGCCCACGCAACCTCGACCTCGCCGGCGGCGGTCAACCGTCTGGCCAAGACCCTCGACCTCGGCGGCTACACCGGCATGAAGGCCGAGCTGGTGACGACGCTGCAGCAAATGGTGTCGCCGGTCGACAAGCTGCGCAACGAACTGGCCCACCGCCCTGGCGGCGCCTTCGGCCTGCACGAGCAGATCCAGAGCGCCAGCAGCAACCTCGCCACCGCGGCGACCAACAATCATGCCCAGACCTTCGACGCCTTCGTCACCAGCCTGGTCCAGGCGCGCAAGATCTACATCCTGGGCTTTGGCAACAGCGTCTACTTCGCCGGCCTCGCCGCCTCGACCCTGATGCCTTTCTGCGCCGACGCCACCGCCATCAGCATGGAGGGCGGCAACGAAAATGCCGCCTACCGCCTGGCCGCGATCACCGATCAGGATGTATTGCTGGCGATCTCCCTGCCGCGCTATTCCCTGGATACCCTGCAACTGGCGCGGTTCGCCAATGAGCGCGGCGCCACGGTGCTGGCCATCACCGACTCCCCCGCCTCGCCGCTGGCCAGCATCGCCGAACATGTGCTGTTCGCCCCCGCCGACCATCCGGTCATGACCAGCTCCAACATCGCGGTGCTGGCCCTGATCGAAGGCTTGGTGGCGGGGGTGATGGCGCGCAACAAGGAAGCGGTCAAGCTGGCGACCGAGCTGACCGAAAGCGTGATGTCCTACCTGCATATCCCGGGCAGCGGCAAACCGCGGAAGAAGTGA
- a CDS encoding methyl-accepting chemotaxis protein, translating to MRLSLKGKVLSLAVLPVLLFALVISLTTVVMLREQAQNEVNETRQRLLGEAKTTLQSYVEVALSTVKPLYDAAAPGDTAARAQVVKLLSNITYGKDGYFFGYDSETVRLFKGNSPDGVGKSFKDNRDPNGVYVNRELVKVGKDGTHYVQYSSTQPGSDVLVPKLGYTEYLPKWDLILGSSVNLDGIDAQVAEVEASVNQRMQGMVLSIIGIAVVVLLVIAAIGMLVANTILRPLNLMKLNLDDIAAGEGDLTRRLAITSQDELGDLAGSFNRFVDKIHGLVRQITEMTGQLTGLVTQVSEQAQRSEQAMERQRHETDQVATAINEMSSAAQEVARSAQGAAVAAQQTDEEGQAAKRVVDGSIQQIHALVSDIRSSGTSLDSLQKDVASIVSVLDVIRSIAEQTNLLALNAAIEAARAGEAGRGFAVVADEVRALASRTQQSTQEIQGMIDRLQQGTRTAVEAMRRSSDAGDGTSHQANEAGASLDAMAQLIGTINSMNAQIASAAEEQTAVAEEINRSVHQIAVAVDSVADETQLGAQTSRSLADLGQRLGKLVGQFRI from the coding sequence ATGCGCCTAAGTCTGAAGGGCAAAGTCCTGTCCCTCGCGGTCCTCCCGGTCTTGCTGTTTGCGCTGGTGATCAGCCTGACCACGGTCGTCATGCTCAGGGAGCAGGCGCAGAACGAGGTGAACGAGACAAGACAGCGCCTGCTCGGCGAGGCCAAGACCACGCTGCAGAGCTATGTGGAGGTGGCCCTGAGCACCGTCAAGCCGCTCTACGACGCGGCGGCGCCTGGCGATACCGCGGCCCGCGCCCAGGTGGTGAAGCTGCTGTCGAACATTACCTACGGCAAGGACGGTTACTTCTTCGGCTACGACTCCGAGACGGTGCGTCTGTTCAAGGGCAACAGCCCGGACGGCGTCGGCAAGAGCTTCAAGGACAACCGCGACCCCAATGGCGTGTACGTCAACCGCGAGCTGGTCAAGGTCGGCAAGGACGGCACGCACTATGTGCAGTACAGCTCGACCCAGCCGGGCAGCGACGTACTGGTGCCGAAACTGGGTTACACCGAATACCTGCCCAAGTGGGACCTGATCCTCGGCTCCTCGGTGAACCTGGACGGCATCGACGCCCAGGTGGCCGAGGTCGAGGCCAGCGTCAACCAGCGCATGCAGGGCATGGTCCTGAGCATCATCGGCATCGCTGTGGTGGTGCTGCTGGTGATCGCTGCCATCGGCATGCTGGTGGCCAATACCATCCTGCGACCGCTGAACCTGATGAAGCTCAACCTCGACGATATCGCCGCCGGCGAAGGCGACCTGACCCGCCGCCTGGCCATCACCAGCCAGGACGAGCTGGGCGACCTGGCCGGCTCCTTCAACCGTTTCGTCGACAAGATCCATGGCCTGGTGCGGCAGATCACCGAGATGACCGGCCAGCTCACCGGCCTGGTGACCCAGGTGTCCGAACAGGCCCAGCGTTCCGAGCAGGCCATGGAGCGCCAGCGCCACGAGACCGATCAGGTGGCCACGGCGATCAATGAAATGTCGTCGGCGGCCCAGGAAGTGGCGCGCAGTGCCCAGGGCGCGGCCGTGGCGGCGCAGCAGACCGATGAGGAAGGCCAGGCGGCCAAGCGCGTGGTGGATGGCAGCATCCAGCAGATTCATGCGCTGGTCAGCGATATCCGCAGCAGCGGCACCTCCCTGGATAGCCTGCAGAAGGACGTGGCGTCGATTGTCAGCGTGCTCGACGTGATCCGTTCCATCGCCGAACAGACCAACCTGCTGGCCCTCAACGCGGCCATCGAAGCGGCGCGGGCCGGTGAGGCTGGGCGCGGGTTCGCGGTGGTGGCCGACGAGGTCAGGGCGCTGGCCAGCCGCACCCAGCAGAGCACCCAGGAAATCCAGGGCATGATCGACCGCTTGCAACAGGGCACGCGCACCGCCGTGGAGGCCATGCGCCGCTCCAGCGACGCCGGCGACGGCACCTCGCACCAGGCCAACGAAGCCGGGGCTTCCCTGGATGCCATGGCGCAGCTGATCGGCACCATCAACTCGATGAACGCACAGATCGCCAGCGCCGCGGAAGAACAGACCGCGGTGGCCGAAGAGATCAACCGCAGCGTGCACCAGATCGCGGTGGCGGTGGACAGCGTCGCCGACGAAACCCAACTCGGCGCCCAGACCTCACGCAGCCTGGCCGACCTCGGCCAACGCCTGGGCAAGCTGGTGGGGCAGTTCCGTATCTGA
- a CDS encoding Na+/H+ antiporter family protein has product MNAVIAAVGVMLVLSLSRVHVVIALIVGALVGGLTGGLGIKATLKAFNNGLGGGATVALSYALLGAFAVAIAKSGLAHALADKILLLVDRQDANGGGNVKWLLIGLLWVVAIASQNILPIHIAFIPLLVPPLLYVLSKLQLDRRLIACVITFGLITPYMFLPVGFGNIFLNEILLANVARSGVDISNINVTHAMGIPALGMVFGLLLAFVSYRKKRVYDLELIEKVEQVTVQYNPRTLLVAGLAIVAAFVIQLLLDSMIIGALSGFLIFSVSGIVRWRETDDLFTEGMKMMAMIGFIMIAAAGFAEVMKATGEVKSLVESSASWIGHSKGVGALLMLLVGLLVTMGIGSSFSTVPILATIFVPLCVQLGFSPLAIVCIVGTAGALGDAGSPASDSTLGPTSGLNIDGQHHHIWDTVVPTFLHYNLPLLAFGWVAAMVL; this is encoded by the coding sequence ATTAATGCAGTAATTGCCGCGGTTGGCGTCATGCTGGTCCTCAGCCTGTCCCGCGTGCATGTGGTGATCGCGCTGATCGTGGGCGCGCTGGTGGGAGGGTTGACCGGTGGCCTGGGTATCAAGGCGACGCTCAAGGCTTTCAATAACGGCCTCGGCGGTGGAGCGACGGTGGCCCTGTCCTACGCCTTGCTCGGCGCCTTTGCGGTGGCGATCGCCAAGTCCGGCCTGGCCCACGCTTTGGCGGACAAGATCCTGCTGCTGGTGGACCGCCAGGACGCCAACGGCGGCGGCAACGTCAAATGGCTGCTGATCGGCCTGTTGTGGGTGGTGGCGATCGCCTCGCAGAACATCCTGCCGATCCATATCGCCTTCATCCCGCTGCTGGTGCCGCCGTTGTTGTATGTGCTGAGCAAACTGCAGTTGGACCGACGGCTGATCGCCTGCGTCATCACCTTCGGCCTGATCACCCCGTACATGTTCCTGCCGGTGGGGTTCGGCAATATCTTCCTCAACGAGATTTTGCTGGCCAACGTTGCCCGCAGCGGCGTGGACATCAGCAATATCAATGTCACCCACGCCATGGGCATTCCGGCCCTGGGCATGGTCTTCGGCCTGCTGCTGGCCTTTGTCAGCTACCGCAAGAAGCGTGTGTATGACCTGGAACTGATCGAGAAAGTCGAGCAGGTGACGGTGCAATACAACCCGCGCACGCTGCTGGTGGCGGGCCTGGCGATTGTCGCGGCCTTTGTCATCCAGCTGTTGCTGGATTCGATGATTATCGGTGCGCTGTCCGGCTTCCTGATCTTCTCGGTGTCGGGCATCGTGCGCTGGCGCGAGACCGACGACCTGTTCACCGAAGGCATGAAGATGATGGCGATGATCGGTTTCATCATGATCGCCGCCGCCGGTTTCGCCGAAGTGATGAAGGCCACCGGCGAGGTGAAGAGCCTGGTGGAATCCTCGGCCAGCTGGATCGGCCACAGCAAGGGCGTGGGTGCCTTGCTGATGCTGCTGGTGGGGCTGCTGGTGACCATGGGCATCGGCTCGTCGTTCTCCACCGTGCCGATCCTGGCGACCATCTTCGTGCCGCTGTGCGTGCAGCTGGGCTTCAGCCCGCTGGCCATCGTCTGCATCGTCGGTACCGCCGGCGCCTTGGGCGACGCTGGTTCGCCGGCCTCGGACTCGACCCTGGGCCCGACCTCCGGCCTGAATATCGACGGCCAGCATCACCACATCTGGGACACCGTGGTCCCGACCTTCCTGCACTACAACCTGCCGCTGCTGGCGTTCGGCTGGGTCGCGGCGATGGTGCTCTGA
- a CDS encoding sensor histidine kinase → MRSIQRRLSLGLISVMVIVGLVLAQTSLWLFEMGLQRYLEAGLRNDSESLLVALVRGPQGLQLDERRLSPAYQRPFSGHYFRIDFDDVHWRSRSLWDQDLPKLEQTGLHSNLQLGPEGQRLLVLRTDYRRLGQSISISVAQDYTPVRESFLRMQQVGLGLGLAGLLLILILQRVTVRRALRPLEQAREQIAQLQRGQRSQLDEQVPLELEPLVAQINHLLAHTEDSLKRSRNALGNLGHALKTPLAVLLSLASNPKLQAHPELRQLLEEQLEQVQQRLNRELNRARLAGDALPGALFDCDAELPGLLATLNMIHGEHLDLSYQAAPGLQLPWDREDLLELLGNLLDNACKWADAEVALSVWQTAQGYGLAVDDDGPGIPEEQRSQVFSRGTRLDEQTDGHGLGLGIVRDIVESWGGALRLLESPQGGLRVLIELPKR, encoded by the coding sequence GTGAGGTCGATCCAGCGCCGCCTGAGCCTGGGCCTGATCAGTGTGATGGTGATTGTCGGTCTGGTGCTGGCGCAGACCAGCCTGTGGCTGTTCGAGATGGGCTTGCAACGCTACCTGGAAGCCGGCCTGCGCAACGACAGCGAAAGCCTGCTGGTGGCGCTGGTGCGCGGCCCCCAGGGTTTGCAGCTGGACGAGCGGCGCCTGTCGCCGGCCTATCAGCGGCCGTTTTCCGGGCATTACTTCCGCATCGACTTCGATGACGTGCACTGGCGCTCCCGCTCCTTGTGGGACCAGGATCTGCCAAAACTGGAACAGACCGGCCTGCACAGCAACCTGCAACTGGGGCCGGAAGGCCAGCGCCTGCTGGTGCTGCGCACCGACTACCGACGCCTCGGGCAATCGATTTCCATCAGCGTGGCCCAGGACTACACCCCGGTGCGCGAGAGCTTTCTGCGCATGCAACAGGTTGGCCTCGGCCTGGGCCTGGCCGGCTTGCTGCTGATCCTGATCCTGCAGCGGGTCACCGTGCGCCGCGCCTTGCGCCCGCTGGAGCAGGCCCGCGAACAGATCGCCCAATTGCAGCGCGGCCAGCGTTCGCAACTGGACGAACAGGTGCCGCTGGAGCTGGAGCCGTTGGTGGCGCAGATCAACCATTTGCTGGCCCATACCGAAGACAGCCTCAAGCGTTCGCGCAATGCCCTGGGCAACCTCGGGCATGCACTGAAGACCCCGCTGGCGGTGCTGCTGAGCCTGGCTTCCAACCCCAAGCTGCAAGCGCACCCGGAGTTGCGCCAATTGCTTGAAGAACAGCTGGAGCAGGTGCAGCAGCGGCTCAATCGCGAGCTGAACCGCGCACGCCTGGCCGGCGATGCCTTGCCCGGCGCGCTGTTCGATTGCGACGCCGAGCTGCCGGGACTGCTGGCGACCCTGAACATGATCCATGGCGAGCACCTGGACCTGAGCTACCAGGCGGCCCCCGGCCTGCAATTGCCCTGGGACCGGGAAGATTTGCTGGAGCTGCTGGGCAACCTGCTGGACAACGCCTGCAAGTGGGCGGATGCCGAAGTGGCGCTGAGTGTCTGGCAGACCGCCCAGGGTTATGGCCTGGCGGTGGATGACGATGGACCGGGGATTCCCGAGGAACAGCGCAGCCAGGTGTTCAGCCGTGGCACGCGCCTGGACGAGCAGACCGATGGCCACGGCCTCGGGCTGGGCATCGTGCGCGATATCGTCGAGAGCTGGGGCGGGGCGCTGCGCTTGCTGGAAAGCCCGCAGGGCGGGCTGCGGGTGTTGATCGAGTTGCCCAAGCGCTAG
- a CDS encoding response regulator transcription factor: MRLLLVEDHVSLADELLAGLNRQGYAVDWLADGRDALYQGASEPYDLIVLDLGLPGVPGLEVLEKWRAGGLATPVLILTARGSWAERIEGLKAGADDYLTKPFHPEELHLRIQALLRRSHGQANQPTLQAAGLHLDEGRQCVVRDGVDIQLTAAEFRLLRYFMLHPEQILSKSHLAEHLYDGETERDSNVLEVHVNHLRRKLGRSVIETRRGQGYLFGGSAQ; encoded by the coding sequence ATGCGCCTGCTCCTGGTGGAAGACCATGTCTCCCTGGCCGACGAACTGCTGGCCGGGCTCAATCGCCAGGGCTACGCCGTGGACTGGCTGGCCGACGGCCGTGACGCGCTGTACCAGGGCGCCAGCGAGCCTTACGACCTGATCGTGCTCGACCTCGGCCTGCCGGGGGTTCCAGGCCTGGAGGTGCTGGAGAAATGGCGTGCCGGCGGCCTGGCGACCCCGGTGCTGATCCTTACCGCCCGTGGTTCCTGGGCCGAACGCATCGAAGGCCTCAAGGCCGGTGCCGACGACTACCTGACCAAACCCTTCCACCCGGAAGAATTGCACCTGCGCATCCAGGCGCTGTTGCGCCGTTCCCACGGCCAGGCCAACCAGCCGACGCTGCAGGCCGCCGGGCTGCACCTCGACGAAGGCCGCCAGTGCGTGGTGCGCGATGGCGTGGATATCCAGCTGACCGCCGCCGAGTTCCGCCTGTTGCGCTACTTCATGCTGCATCCGGAGCAGATCCTCTCGAAAAGCCATTTGGCCGAGCACCTCTACGACGGTGAGACCGAGCGCGATTCCAACGTGCTGGAAGTCCACGTCAACCACCTGCGGCGCAAGCTCGGGCGCAGCGTGATCGAAACCCGGCGCGGCCAGGGCTACCTGTTCGGCGGGAGCGCCCAGTGA
- a CDS encoding PepSY domain-containing protein, with translation MKVNLRAGSRVALALLAFCSVALARDLDQDEALRLRQQGVILPLEQLLQQALDRYPGAKLLEAELEEKHDVYIYEVELLTAEGVVRELDLEAATGRLLKDKEDD, from the coding sequence ATGAAGGTGAATCTACGCGCCGGCAGCAGGGTGGCCCTGGCGCTTCTGGCTTTTTGCTCGGTGGCGCTGGCCCGCGACCTGGACCAGGACGAAGCCCTGCGCCTGCGCCAGCAAGGGGTGATCCTGCCGCTGGAGCAGTTGCTGCAACAGGCCCTGGACCGTTACCCCGGGGCCAAGCTGCTGGAAGCCGAGCTGGAAGAAAAACACGACGTCTACATCTATGAAGTCGAGCTGCTGACCGCCGAGGGCGTGGTCCGCGAGCTGGACCTCGAGGCCGCCACCGGCCGCTTACTGAAAGACAAGGAAGATGACTGA
- a CDS encoding PepSY domain-containing protein: MKTLTALFTATLIGMTASLAHARDLGPDEALRLRDAGTIVSFEKLNATALAKHPGATITETELEEEYGKYIYQIEMRDPQGVEWDLELDAVSGQVLKDHQDT; this comes from the coding sequence ATGAAAACCCTGACTGCCCTGTTCACCGCGACCCTCATCGGCATGACCGCCAGCCTGGCCCATGCCCGCGACCTGGGCCCAGACGAGGCCCTGAGACTGCGCGACGCTGGTACCATTGTGTCCTTTGAAAAACTCAATGCCACGGCATTGGCCAAGCACCCGGGCGCGACCATCACCGAAACCGAGCTGGAAGAGGAGTACGGCAAGTACATCTACCAGATCGAGATGCGCGACCCTCAAGGGGTTGAGTGGGACCTGGAATTGGACGCGGTGAGCGGCCAGGTGCTCAAGGATCATCAGGATACGTAA
- a CDS encoding patatin-like phospholipase family protein yields MTAIHIKFPALTLKAGPRALARIRANGLSAAEVGTLPGAAGGPKALGIQGLDLALFGEWLPAAPRERSLIGASVGSWRFASACLPDAVEGIRRLGQLYNAQSFAKGVTMAQISQSSQRMLHELLDGRDASILDNPHYRLNIMVVKSHGLLADDHRGRLGLGLSSVIADNLRGRARLSRHFERLVLLDPRLAPPLQTLDDFPSRFVPLDTGNLRQALLASGSIPMVMQGVRDLPGAGAGTFRDGGLLDYHLDLPYSGEDIVLYPHFTDRVIPGWFDKTLPWRRGNPGRLQDVLLLAPSKEYLARLPYGKLPDRNDFKRFMGDDASRQKYWRSAMDESRRLGDEFLELAASGGLGERLLTL; encoded by the coding sequence ATGACCGCTATCCACATCAAGTTCCCCGCCCTGACCCTCAAGGCCGGCCCGCGCGCCCTGGCCCGCATCCGCGCCAACGGCCTGAGCGCGGCCGAAGTCGGCACCCTGCCCGGCGCCGCCGGCGGGCCGAAAGCCCTGGGCATCCAGGGGCTGGACCTGGCGTTGTTCGGCGAGTGGCTGCCGGCGGCGCCACGGGAACGTTCGCTGATCGGTGCCTCGGTGGGTTCCTGGCGCTTCGCCAGCGCCTGCCTGCCGGACGCCGTCGAAGGCATCCGCCGCCTGGGCCAGCTGTACAACGCCCAGAGTTTCGCCAAGGGCGTGACCATGGCGCAGATCAGCCAGAGTTCGCAACGCATGCTGCACGAGCTGCTCGACGGCCGCGACGCGAGCATTCTCGACAACCCGCACTACCGGCTGAACATCATGGTGGTGAAAAGCCACGGCCTGCTCGCCGACGACCATCGCGGCCGTCTGGGCCTGGGACTGTCCTCGGTGATCGCCGACAACCTGCGCGGCCGCGCGCGCCTGTCTCGGCACTTCGAACGCCTGGTGCTGCTCGACCCGCGCCTGGCGCCACCGCTACAAACCCTCGACGACTTCCCCTCGCGCTTCGTGCCGCTGGACACCGGCAACCTGCGCCAGGCCCTGCTGGCCTCGGGTTCGATCCCGATGGTCATGCAAGGCGTGCGCGACCTCCCCGGCGCCGGGGCCGGCACCTTCCGTGACGGCGGCCTGCTGGACTACCACCTCGACCTGCCCTACAGCGGCGAGGATATCGTGCTCTACCCGCATTTCACCGACCGGGTGATTCCCGGCTGGTTCGACAAGACCCTGCCCTGGCGCCGCGGCAACCCGGGCCGCCTGCAGGACGTGTTGCTGCTGGCACCGTCGAAGGAATACCTGGCGCGCCTGCCCTACGGCAAACTGCCGGACCGCAACGACTTCAAGCGCTTCATGGGCGACGACGCCAGCCGCCAGAAATACTGGCGTAGCGCGATGGACGAAAGCCGGCGCCTGGGCGACGAGTTCCTGGAGCTGGCCGCAAGTGGTGGTCTCGGTGAGCGGCTATTGACCCTTTAG
- the queD gene encoding 6-carboxytetrahydropterin synthase QueD, whose translation MEIFKEFTFESAHRLPHVPEGHKCGRLHGHSFKVAIHLSGDLDPHTGWIRDFSEIKEIFKPLYERLDHNYLNDIPGLENPTSEVLAKWIWNELKPLLPELSAIRIHETCTSGCIYRGE comes from the coding sequence GTGGAAATCTTCAAAGAATTTACCTTCGAATCCGCCCACCGCCTGCCCCACGTACCTGAAGGCCACAAATGCGGGCGCCTGCACGGCCACTCCTTCAAGGTGGCCATCCACCTGAGCGGCGACCTCGATCCGCACACCGGCTGGATTCGCGACTTCTCCGAGATCAAGGAGATCTTCAAGCCGCTCTACGAGCGCCTGGACCACAACTACCTGAACGACATCCCCGGCCTGGAAAACCCCACCAGCGAAGTGCTGGCCAAGTGGATCTGGAACGAGCTCAAACCCCTGCTGCCGGAGCTGAGTGCGATCCGCATTCACGAGACCTGCACCAGCGGCTGCATCTATCGCGGCGAATAA